DNA from Methanobrevibacter sp.:
ACGACATTGCTTAAATTAGGCTTGTCTGCTTTGAATTCATTGAAATGCTTCTTTCCTGCAAAAAGGTCCTTCATTATTCCGAAAACCCATTTTCTTGATAGCAGTTCGTTAACGCAGTTTATTGGACATGCGTCTTTTTGATAAATTATGCTTGTCTCCATGTTAAAACCTTAATCATTAAATCAATATTTTTAAAACTGGTTAAATTCTATTAAAAATCTAAACCTGATTAAACTACTTAATTAAAATTATCAAGACCCTTAAAAGTTCAGTCATTGAATGATATATTTGTTTTATTTTTTATTAAATATTGCTAGTAAGTTTTAACTAACTTTTTAATTTAAATTTGATAGATTTAAATATAGTTACAGGTGTTATAATGGAATTTTTAGAAGTAATGAAAAAAAGACACTCTTCAAGAGACTTTAAAAAGGATGAAATACCTGAAGAAACATTGAAAAAAATAGTTGAAATTGCTGCAATGTCTCCATCCTGGGAAAACTCCCAGCCTTGGAACGTCTACATTGCAACCGGTGAAACTCTGGAAACCATTCGTGAAGCATGGATTGCAGAAAACGACAAGAAGATCAAAGGTTCCGCAGACATGAATCCAGGCCACAGAACCAACTTCTCCGAAAGAGGCCAGAAGAACATGGCTGACTTAATGGACTCAATCGAAAAATTCGATGACGACAAGGATTTAGAAAACTTCAACCATGTGCAGCACATCCTCTTCAACTCCCCTGCTATTGTTTACCTTGCACTTCCTAAAGACTATACCGGATATTCCCTTTATGACTTAGGCGGTTTTGGAATGAGCTTGATGCTTGCAGCTACTGAGTTAGGAGTAGATTCCATTCCTGCATATGAATTAATCAAATATCCTTACATCTTAAGAGACAATCTCCCAATTCCAGAAGATGAGGAT
Protein-coding regions in this window:
- a CDS encoding nitroreductase — protein: MEFLEVMKKRHSSRDFKKDEIPEETLKKIVEIAAMSPSWENSQPWNVYIATGETLETIREAWIAENDKKIKGSADMNPGHRTNFSERGQKNMADLMDSIEKFDDDKDLENFNHVQHILFNSPAIVYLALPKDYTGYSLYDLGGFGMSLMLAATELGVDSIPAYELIKYPYILRDNLPIPEDEDIIMGIAIGHESEEHINEYDSPRLDLDEILKIN